A section of the Rhodopirellula halodulae genome encodes:
- a CDS encoding PilZ domain-containing protein → MTQDVSSQNRANDRFYAKNGDQLRAEVVILRDDVVKEYSCQLADLSQGGCAVRAKLGEDSNVTIAVLRIHAPSLGIDLELAGRLCWNQQTSVGSNTFGFRFRRGIEPTLIDQMVDAGLITRREEERMQVGMPVQLRRAHGKDEVTDAVLEDCSASGMRMTMIGQIEPSERLLVTTPSGVSGTVSVVWLRHSEDGRCECGCVFQNLRSARSINDELNQILV, encoded by the coding sequence ATGACCCAAGACGTATCCAGCCAGAACCGTGCGAATGACCGTTTCTATGCGAAGAACGGAGATCAATTGCGTGCCGAAGTGGTGATTCTTCGGGACGACGTGGTGAAGGAATACAGTTGCCAATTGGCGGATCTCAGCCAGGGTGGCTGCGCCGTGCGAGCGAAATTGGGCGAGGATTCCAATGTCACCATTGCGGTGTTGAGGATCCATGCACCGTCTTTGGGGATCGATTTGGAATTGGCCGGTCGTCTGTGTTGGAATCAACAGACCTCCGTGGGATCAAACACTTTCGGATTCCGATTTCGCCGTGGGATCGAACCAACGTTGATTGATCAAATGGTGGACGCGGGGTTGATCACCCGCCGCGAAGAAGAACGCATGCAGGTCGGCATGCCAGTGCAACTTCGACGTGCGCATGGCAAAGACGAAGTCACCGATGCCGTGCTGGAAGATTGCTCCGCATCCGGAATGCGAATGACCATGATCGGCCAAATTGAACCCTCGGAACGATTGCTGGTGACCACACCGTCCGGCGTCAGCGGCACCGTCAGCGTGGTATGGCTGCGTCACTCCGAGGACGGTCGCTGCGAATGCGGTTGTGTCTTCCAAAACCTTCGTTCGGCTCGATCGATCAACGACGAGCTGAACCAAATTTTGGTCTAG
- a CDS encoding EF-hand domain-containing protein codes for MQSASLSHPLLTCIRGLTVLVLVGLMSSTAMGQPPFGGRGGPPGGGFGGPPGGFGRGGDDRRGDDDRRGGDRRGGDDRRGGDDRRGGDDRRGRGGFDPSSMLQRLDRNGNGILDPDEQQGPANFLIQRMASSDSSIKVGSPIPLSKFTKAFEKMREEREGGSDRGRDDDRRRDSRDTDDMELEMLVPGFGLEDEPVLIPGFGPAAAMMTTPTTEDDRKTAREVISRYDRNKNGQLDSDEISSRFWGNPMDFDSNGDGRLSEMELASRQAYRRTNEEDRRDRGRDDDRRRRDDDREYVEVDFGGRKSYRMYDASGSPEGLPSFYSARDLNRDGQVSMNEYTSDWNDDRIEEYYRWDQNKDGVITIAEVRQGVDNGAEATAAPVGRAASGSSMSASSKPSSSSSSKSQVQGPPPSEKQLSYAERIIKRYDTNNDGALTATEWKSMLLSPAGADFNGDGRVTIQEYAQQMSNRSKR; via the coding sequence ATGCAATCCGCTTCGCTCTCGCACCCACTGTTGACCTGCATTCGAGGCCTCACCGTCCTCGTTTTGGTTGGTTTGATGTCGTCGACCGCGATGGGCCAGCCGCCGTTTGGCGGCCGGGGTGGGCCTCCCGGTGGTGGCTTTGGCGGGCCTCCCGGAGGTTTCGGACGCGGCGGAGACGACCGCCGTGGTGACGATGACCGACGCGGAGGAGATCGCCGTGGTGGTGATGATCGCCGCGGGGGCGACGACCGGCGTGGCGGAGACGATCGTCGTGGGAGAGGCGGGTTCGACCCCAGCAGCATGCTTCAGCGATTGGACCGCAACGGAAATGGCATTTTGGATCCGGACGAGCAACAAGGTCCGGCCAACTTTTTGATTCAACGCATGGCTTCGTCCGATTCCAGCATCAAAGTTGGCTCGCCGATCCCGTTGTCCAAATTCACCAAAGCCTTCGAAAAAATGCGTGAGGAACGCGAGGGCGGATCCGACCGTGGACGCGACGACGATCGACGTCGCGACAGCCGTGATACTGACGACATGGAACTGGAAATGCTGGTGCCCGGTTTCGGTTTGGAAGACGAGCCCGTGTTGATTCCCGGGTTTGGCCCAGCCGCCGCGATGATGACCACGCCAACAACCGAAGACGATCGCAAAACCGCCCGAGAAGTGATTTCGCGTTACGACCGCAACAAAAACGGGCAACTGGATTCAGACGAAATTTCCAGCCGCTTTTGGGGCAACCCGATGGACTTCGATAGCAACGGCGATGGACGACTGTCTGAGATGGAATTGGCGTCTCGGCAAGCCTATCGCCGCACCAACGAAGAGGATCGCCGTGACCGAGGTCGAGACGATGACCGACGCCGGCGCGATGATGACCGTGAATACGTCGAAGTCGACTTCGGTGGGCGCAAGTCCTACCGCATGTACGATGCTTCCGGTTCGCCTGAAGGTTTGCCCAGTTTTTACTCAGCACGGGATCTGAACCGCGACGGTCAGGTTTCGATGAACGAGTACACCAGCGATTGGAATGACGACCGCATCGAAGAGTACTATCGCTGGGACCAAAACAAGGACGGCGTGATCACCATCGCGGAAGTCCGCCAAGGTGTCGACAACGGTGCGGAAGCCACGGCGGCTCCGGTGGGACGGGCTGCATCCGGTTCATCCATGTCCGCGTCGTCGAAACCAAGCTCTTCAAGCTCGTCCAAGTCACAAGTCCAAGGGCCCCCGCCGTCCGAAAAGCAGTTGAGCTACGCGGAGCGGATCATCAAACGCTATGACACCAACAACGACGGTGCACTGACCGCGACCGAGTGGAAGTCCATGCTGCTCAGCCCCGCCGGAGCGGACTTCAATGGCGACGGCCGAGTCACCATTCAAGAATACGCTCAACAAATGTCCAACCGGTCCAAACGTTGA
- the fliP gene encoding flagellar type III secretion system pore protein FliP (The bacterial flagellar biogenesis protein FliP forms a type III secretion system (T3SS)-type pore required for flagellar assembly.), with translation MTAQAQNAPGSTAAPSGAPSIVRPDAALPNQPTTPGSDAAAQQPIQSFGGPENLEETPPSDREPLDFLAGGPEQWTSPEGLSGSLQVMLLLTVLSLAPAILLMTTCYVRIIIVLGLLRQAIGLQSLPPSQVMTSVALFMTLFVMMPVWTRVYDDAIQPYTDPEVEMTLEEAFERGAVPVREFMSWQIREARNEDDVVLFYGYMDPDAAIPSTFDDVPLRVLLPAFILSELKTAFLMGFQIYLPFLIVDLVVASVTISMGMLMLPPAVIALPFKLLLFVLVDGWRLVVEMLMNSFGTMG, from the coding sequence CTGACCGCGCAAGCCCAAAATGCTCCCGGATCGACGGCCGCACCAAGCGGGGCTCCCAGCATCGTACGGCCCGATGCCGCTCTGCCCAATCAACCCACCACGCCGGGTTCGGACGCTGCGGCGCAGCAACCCATCCAATCGTTTGGTGGGCCCGAAAATTTAGAAGAGACGCCGCCCAGTGATCGCGAACCGCTGGACTTTCTCGCCGGTGGGCCAGAGCAATGGACCAGCCCGGAAGGTTTGAGCGGCAGTTTGCAGGTCATGTTGCTGTTGACCGTGTTGTCGCTGGCACCTGCGATTCTGCTGATGACCACCTGTTATGTGCGAATCATCATCGTGCTGGGGTTGTTGCGACAAGCGATCGGGTTGCAGTCACTGCCTCCCAGCCAAGTCATGACCAGCGTTGCTTTGTTCATGACCCTGTTCGTGATGATGCCGGTTTGGACGCGAGTTTACGACGATGCCATCCAGCCTTACACCGACCCCGAAGTCGAGATGACTTTGGAGGAAGCATTTGAACGCGGCGCCGTGCCGGTCCGCGAATTTATGTCTTGGCAAATTCGCGAAGCACGCAACGAAGACGACGTGGTTTTGTTTTACGGGTACATGGATCCGGATGCTGCGATTCCCAGCACCTTCGACGATGTTCCTCTTCGCGTATTGTTGCCGGCGTTCATTCTGAGCGAACTGAAAACCGCTTTCTTGATGGGGTTTCAAATTTACCTGCCGTTTTTGATCGTGGACTTGGTGGTTGCCAGCGTCACGATTTCGATGGGGATGTTGATGCTGCCTCCGGCCGTGATCGCTTTGCCATTCAAGTTGTTGCTGTTTGTTTTGGTCGATGGATGGCGATTGGTGGTGGAGATGCTCATGAACAGCTTTGGAACGATGGGTTAG
- the fliQ gene encoding flagellar biosynthesis protein FliQ, which yields MFESSDAIDLVREALLAAVVLALPMLAVGMLAGLVIGLIQALTQIQDQTVSFVPKLIAMAAVLIACLPWLMTRMVEFTRHVFEDAGGL from the coding sequence ATGTTTGAATCTTCCGATGCAATCGATCTCGTTCGCGAAGCTTTGTTGGCTGCGGTGGTGCTTGCGTTGCCCATGTTGGCCGTTGGCATGTTGGCTGGTTTGGTAATTGGTTTGATCCAAGCGTTGACTCAGATCCAAGACCAAACGGTGTCTTTCGTGCCCAAGCTGATCGCCATGGCGGCGGTGTTGATCGCGTGCTTGCCTTGGTTGATGACACGAATGGTCGAATTCACTCGACATGTGTTTGAAGACGCGGGCGGGTTGTGA